One genomic segment of [Phormidium] sp. ETS-05 includes these proteins:
- a CDS encoding DUF6887 family protein: MSQIDYSTMSEQELKQYFLEHRSDEAALTAYLARRKNCASGAMTRLDDPDFDTKILASIRQQMKDFRLDIQAHN, from the coding sequence ATGAGCCAAATTGATTACTCAACTATGTCTGAGCAAGAGTTAAAGCAATATTTTCTTGAACATCGATCGGATGAAGCTGCTTTGACAGCTTATCTGGCCAGACGCAAAAATTGCGCATCTGGAGCTATGACTAGGTTGGATGACCCGGATTTTGATACCAAAATTCTGGCATCAATTCGCCAGCAAATGAAGGATTTTCGGCTCGATATACAGGCTCACAATTGA
- a CDS encoding DUF4278 domain-containing protein, protein MKLNYRGTQYDYDPPTIEMMEGPEGGLYRGCSWHTRYPRHMAAPQAVETLKYRGIAYGNGANAHTSAPKRESATPKSGSGVFTSHTSKEMWAEVAKIHEANLCRNLERRLQAAQQRGDQQLIEMLQKEWEQLTCAIS, encoded by the coding sequence ATGAAACTAAATTATCGCGGCACCCAATACGATTACGACCCCCCTACCATTGAGATGATGGAAGGCCCAGAAGGTGGCTTGTACCGGGGTTGCTCTTGGCACACACGCTATCCCCGACATATGGCAGCACCCCAAGCGGTGGAAACGCTTAAATATCGGGGTATCGCCTATGGCAATGGCGCAAATGCTCACACTTCTGCACCGAAAAGGGAATCTGCCACGCCTAAATCAGGGTCGGGGGTTTTCACCAGCCATACTTCTAAGGAAATGTGGGCAGAAGTGGCCAAAATTCACGAAGCGAATCTCTGCCGGAATTTGGAGCGGCGGCTGCAAGCGGCGCAACAGCGGGGAGATCAACAGCTTATAGAAATGCTGCAAAAGGAATGGGAACAGCTCACTTGTGCTATTTCCTAA